One stretch of Arachis hypogaea cultivar Tifrunner chromosome 20, arahy.Tifrunner.gnm2.J5K5, whole genome shotgun sequence DNA includes these proteins:
- the LOC140182970 gene encoding uncharacterized protein, whose translation MGLELLLERGVKNVEIFEDSQLVVRQVSLEYRCVSENLRKYFNVAIKLLSEFDNVILRHVPRELNQEASELAQIASRYKIKLSTLEKLVRIKDIFMPLRERKVLSLEKLDLEYWRVPIVEYLENSILTVDRKLKYRAQSYVLMNNVLFKKSIDGNLLTCLGEKEAYLALAEVHEGICGAHQSGVEAILLREVTHNEIINFIEENIVHRFGIPQSISTDQGTMFIGKKVIEYAKQPRNWHQTLSQVLWAYRNSPKGSTGTTPYKLVYGHDAVLPINIYLQSIRVARQDDIPIVDHWNSLHDELNELDDERLRALERVIRQKEIMSKSYNRRVKAKTFVVGDLVWKTILPIEKKSKTYGKWSPTWEGPYVVDKIYSGNAYKIIEVGSGRIIPSINGKYLKVYRPDIHEINIPHV comes from the exons ATGGGACTGGAATTATTATTAGAAAGAGGAGTTAAAAATGTGGAAATTTTTGAAGATTCACAGCTTGTAGTCCGTCAAGTATCACTTGAGTATAGGTGTGTTAGTGAAAATTTAAGAAAGTATTTCAATGTGGCTATAAAGTTGTTGAGCGAGTTTGACAATGTCATTTTAAGGCATGTTCCAAGGGAGTTAAATCAAGAAGCAAGTGAATTAGCTCAAATTGCTTCAAGATATAAGATCAAGCTCTCAAcactagaaaaattggtaaggatAAAGGACATATTTATGCCTTTGAGAGAAAGAAAAGTGTTGTCATTAGAAAAGCTAGACCTAGAATATTGGAGAGTACCAATTGTGGAATATCTAGAAAATTCAATTCTCACTGTCGATAGAAAACTTAAATATAGAGCTCAAAGTTATGTTCTAATGAATAATGTCTTGTTTAAGAAATCTATTGATGGAAACCTCTTGACATGTTTAGGAGAAAAAGAAGCGTATTTGGCTCTTGCTGAAGTGCACGAGGGAATCTGTGGTGCCCATCAGTCAGGG GTAGAGGCTATTCTTTTAAGGGAGGTGACTCAcaatgaaataattaattttattgaggAGAATATTGTGCATAGGTTTGGAATTCCTCAGTCTATTAGCACTGATCAAGGAACCATGTTTATTGGGAAAAAGGTCATAGAGTATGCCAA GCAGCCAAGAAATTGGCACCAAACTCTCAGTCAAGTTCTTTGGGCTTATCGAAATTCTCCGAAAGGTTCTACTGGAACCACCCCGTATAAGTTAGTTTACGGTCATGATGCGGTGTTGCCAATTAATATTTATCTACAAAGTATAAGGGTGGCTAGACAAGATGACATACCAATAGTAGATCATTGGAATTCTTTGCATGATGAGCTCAATGAACTAGATGACGAAAGGTTGAGAGCTTTAGAGCGGGTGATTCGACAAAAAGAGATTATGTCAAAATCATACAACCGCCGTGTTAAAGCAAAGACATTTGTAGTTGGAGATTTAGTGTGGAAAACAATTTTGCCTATAGAAAAAAAGTCAAAAACTTATGGTAAGTGGTCTCCAACTTGGGAAGGACCTTATGTAGTTGACAAGATTTATTCTGGAAATGCCTATAAGATTATTGAAGTCGGATCAGGAAGAATAATTCCTTCaataaatggcaaatatttaaaagtatataggccAGACATACATGAGATAAACATTCCACATGTTTAA
- the LOC140182971 gene encoding uncharacterized protein has translation MADFLVEITGEAPDIPNTRWKLHVDGASNQSFGGAGIILENSTGVAYEQSIKFDFPVSNDQAEYEALIGGLMLAKEVGALRVEVSNDSQIVTSQINGNYQARDTLLQKYLEKVRELCKGFEEVIIQHVPRERNARADLLSKLASTKPRAGNRSLIQGLAIEPAIILCACQNPSSPSWIDPIF, from the coding sequence ATGGCAGATTTTCTGGTAGAAATCACAGGGGAGGCCCCCGACATACCgaacacacggtggaagctccatgttgACGGAGCATCCAACCAAAGTTTCGGAGGGGCTGGGATCATTCTCGAAAACTCGACAGGGGTAGCTTATGAACAATCGATCAAGTTCGATTTTCCAGTCTCCAATGACCAGGCAGAGTACGAGGCTTTGATAGGAGGATTAATGTTAGCCAAAGAGGTTGGAGCGTTGAGGGTAGAAGTTAGTAATGACTCCCAGATCGTCACCTCTCAGATAAACGGCAACTACCAAGCCAGGGACACACTACTGCAAAAATACCTGGAAAAAGTAAGGGAGCTATGCAAAGGCTTTGAGGAAGTCATAATTCAGCATGTTCCTAGAGAAAGGAACGCCCGAGCCGACCTCCTCTCCAAGCTAGCAAGCACCAAACCCAGGGCAGGGAACAGATCCTTAATCCAGGGACTGGCAATCGAACCAGCAATCATCTTATGCGCATGCCAAAACCCAAGCTCCCCCTCATGGATAGACCCTATCTTCTGA